One window from the genome of Pedobacter schmidteae encodes:
- a CDS encoding cell surface protein: MKIKNYLFTASLFVLALSACKKDKETVEPKEEAIIRPVTPESSMYVSQLFEYNPAPGQFINKAPGNLASAEGIIGKKGMVTLGSWGGYIVLGFDHTVLNVAEKEDIIVYGNPMSNFAEPGIVWVMQDENNNGKPDDTWYEVAGSEFGKTGYKRNYSVTYTRPTPDTAPIPWKDSDGNTGFVATNTYHKQSYFPLWVTGNEYTLTGSILPSSNIDMTNPSYITSAPFAWGYADNITGGDKIDISNAVDKNGKKVSLKGVDFIKIQTGIQANMGWLGELSTEVLGVADLSLVK, translated from the coding sequence ATGAAAATCAAGAATTACCTATTCACAGCGTCATTATTCGTGCTTGCGCTATCTGCTTGTAAAAAAGATAAGGAAACAGTTGAGCCAAAAGAAGAAGCTATAATCAGGCCCGTTACGCCAGAAAGCTCCATGTATGTAAGTCAGTTGTTTGAATACAACCCTGCACCTGGACAATTTATCAATAAAGCTCCTGGAAATTTGGCTAGTGCAGAAGGAATTATTGGTAAAAAAGGGATGGTTACGCTAGGTTCATGGGGTGGTTATATCGTATTGGGATTTGATCATACGGTGCTTAACGTTGCTGAAAAGGAAGATATTATTGTTTATGGTAACCCAATGTCAAATTTTGCTGAACCAGGGATTGTATGGGTTATGCAGGATGAAAATAACAATGGAAAACCTGATGATACCTGGTACGAGGTAGCAGGAAGTGAGTTTGGTAAAACTGGATATAAGCGGAATTATTCTGTGACTTACACCAGACCTACGCCGGATACTGCTCCAATTCCATGGAAAGATAGTGATGGTAATACGGGTTTTGTAGCTACAAATACTTATCACAAACAGAGTTATTTTCCGCTTTGGGTGACAGGGAATGAATATACCCTCACTGGTTCAATATTGCCATCGAGTAATATCGATATGACAAACCCAAGTTACATAACCAGCGCTCCATTTGCGTGGGGATATGCTGATAATATTACGGGCGGAGATAAGATTGATATCAGCAATGCTGTAGATAAGAATGGTAAAAAGGTATCATTAAAGGGTGTTGATTTTATTAAAATTCAAACAGGAATCCAAGCAAATATGGGATGGTTGGGCGAGCTATCGACAGAGGTGCTCGGTGTTGCTGATTTGAGTTTAGTAAAATAA
- a CDS encoding YncE family protein, whose amino-acid sequence MKKRMLYGLLSVLLYAVLFTACRKDSNPVKEEIQRVPADPSSMIKGFYLVNEGNMNMNKASLDYLDFRTGIYRNNIYGKANPEVVKGLGDVGNDIAAYGSKLYVVVNASNKVEVMDIKTGRKIKQIEMTNCRYITFRNGKAYVSAYLGTVGDPKAPRGIVAQIDTVTLKEERRIEVGRQPEEMAIVGEKLYVANSGGYSPPNYERTVSVIDLSTFQVVKNIDVGINLHRLKADRYGDVYVTSRGDYYDIPSKLFVIDTKTETIKKTFDIAVSNLAIDDDQAYFYSTEFSYLTGSNTISYGILNVKDELLTAKQFITDGTDKSILIPYGIAVNPFTKDVFVTDAKDYVSPGSLYCFGTNGQKKWSVKTGDIPAHFAFIYE is encoded by the coding sequence ATGAAAAAAAGAATGCTATATGGCTTACTATCAGTTCTGTTGTACGCTGTATTATTTACAGCATGTCGAAAGGATTCGAATCCTGTTAAGGAGGAAATACAGCGGGTGCCAGCCGATCCTTCCAGTATGATAAAAGGTTTTTACCTGGTTAACGAGGGAAATATGAATATGAATAAAGCTTCATTAGATTACCTTGATTTCCGGACAGGGATATATCGTAATAACATTTATGGGAAGGCTAATCCGGAAGTTGTAAAGGGATTAGGCGACGTTGGTAATGATATTGCTGCCTATGGTTCTAAGCTATACGTAGTGGTCAATGCATCCAACAAAGTGGAGGTAATGGACATTAAAACCGGGAGAAAAATCAAGCAGATTGAAATGACCAACTGCCGCTATATTACGTTTCGTAATGGAAAAGCTTATGTAAGTGCTTATCTGGGAACGGTAGGTGATCCTAAAGCACCCAGGGGTATTGTGGCGCAAATAGACACGGTGACGTTAAAGGAAGAGAGAAGGATTGAAGTAGGGCGACAGCCGGAAGAAATGGCTATTGTTGGCGAGAAATTATATGTAGCTAATTCGGGAGGTTATAGTCCGCCAAATTATGAAAGAACGGTTTCTGTAATCGACCTGAGTACTTTTCAAGTTGTTAAAAATATTGATGTGGGAATTAACCTGCATCGCTTGAAAGCCGACCGATACGGGGATGTGTATGTAACCTCAAGGGGTGATTATTATGATATTCCTTCGAAGCTTTTTGTAATTGATACCAAGACGGAAACCATCAAGAAAACCTTTGATATTGCGGTAAGTAATCTTGCTATTGATGATGATCAGGCTTATTTCTATAGCACTGAATTTAGCTACCTGACCGGAAGTAACACCATTAGTTACGGCATTTTGAATGTAAAAGATGAATTGCTTACGGCTAAGCAATTTATAACCGACGGTACAGATAAAAGTATCCTAATTCCATATGGTATTGCGGTAAATCCTTTTACAAAGGATGTGTTTGTTACTGATGCTAAAGACTATGTTTCGCCTGGATCGCTTTATTGCTTTGGTACAAATGGGCAAAAAAAATGGTCTGTCAAAACAGGCGATATCCCAGCACACTTCGCATTTATTTACGAGTAG
- a CDS encoding DUF5074 domain-containing protein: MKIKNLKNTAVALLITGALASCKKDSAVKEELQVASGKYENGFFVINEGWMGHGTGSISFFDNESGGLKDSVFQKENPNSEGFKPASSTVQFATKFNNNIYVVSKVRGPVVVADAKTLKEVGRIAGSSEYDWRAFVGLDENRGLLSASDGIYMINLKTYKPSYKLLGATGQTGDMLKAGKYIYTLNQSAGAIIYNTEDLTVVKKIAGVTLGFAQTPNQKVWYTKAKYLYSSNPQTLETDSVELPFTPANTWFTWFSSPIVASTRDNTVFLLKSPNYGGGKELYKYTEGNKVTLEKPFITTPDKQSFYKKNLGYNPQTNQIVTTTVQDGYGVNYAVNNIYFHDAGTGQLIKQIPYSGYYFPAMFVFQ, encoded by the coding sequence ATGAAGATTAAAAATTTAAAAAATACGGCAGTTGCGTTATTGATTACAGGTGCTTTAGCTTCGTGTAAAAAGGATAGCGCAGTTAAAGAAGAGTTGCAAGTAGCGTCGGGTAAATATGAAAATGGCTTTTTTGTAATTAATGAAGGCTGGATGGGCCATGGAACCGGATCCATAAGCTTTTTTGACAATGAGTCAGGTGGGTTAAAGGACAGTGTTTTTCAAAAGGAAAACCCAAATAGTGAAGGTTTTAAACCGGCCAGCTCGACAGTGCAATTTGCTACAAAGTTTAACAATAACATTTATGTAGTAAGTAAAGTAAGAGGACCTGTGGTAGTTGCCGATGCAAAAACGCTTAAAGAAGTAGGTCGCATCGCCGGGTCCTCGGAATACGACTGGCGGGCATTTGTTGGCTTGGACGAAAATAGAGGTTTACTAAGCGCCAGTGATGGTATTTACATGATCAATCTTAAAACATATAAGCCTTCTTATAAACTTTTGGGTGCGACTGGGCAAACAGGAGATATGTTGAAAGCTGGTAAATATATTTATACGCTTAATCAGTCGGCCGGCGCTATTATCTACAATACGGAAGATCTTACTGTAGTGAAGAAGATAGCTGGAGTTACTTTAGGCTTTGCGCAAACACCTAATCAGAAAGTATGGTATACTAAAGCAAAATACCTGTATAGCTCCAATCCGCAAACATTGGAAACGGATAGTGTTGAATTGCCATTTACACCCGCCAATACCTGGTTTACCTGGTTCTCTTCACCAATTGTAGCATCTACCAGGGATAATACTGTGTTTTTATTGAAATCGCCAAACTATGGGGGTGGTAAAGAACTGTATAAATATACCGAAGGCAATAAAGTTACTTTGGAAAAGCCTTTTATTACTACACCTGATAAGCAATCTTTTTATAAAAAGAACTTAGGGTATAATCCGCAAACCAATCAAATTGTTACGACTACAGTGCAAGATGGTTATGGTGTAAATTATGCGGTTAATAATATCTATTTTCATGATGCAGGGACAGGGCAATTGATTAAACAGATTCCTTATAGTGGTTATTATTTCCCGGCAATGTTTGTTTTTCAATAA
- a CDS encoding TonB-dependent siderophore receptor has protein sequence MKINNKLLIAMGAGLVQLGFSGALHAQEAIDLNNVVISATKNDQKQSQTGKVVTIIGRDVLDRSHGRSLTDLLNEQAGLIVGGGTANPGANKSLFIRGAGSGYAVILVDGIPMNNPASVGATFDLRQFSIDQIDRIEVLKGGQSTIYGSDAIGGVVNIITKKGAQAGNSLYGVGSFGTYNTYKGTLGMNYNSKDFSYNIGYTQMKTDGISEAATPVNSTDVFDKDGNKTAAVNANFSLQATDKLSVSPFLRYFYGNYNNDAGTFKDSKTSYLKLKHFNVGANAKYDFGKGKVNLNFSHEDSQLDDHGAYPNLYRGKMNLVDVFYNQKIGSNLDVLVGLENRATRLTEGTKPFTNLFSTYASVFMHDLSVFNLEIGGRYNKAKTYGENYTYNITPSINIVKEVKLFGTISTAFKAPTLDYLFAPYSGNINLTPEKSKNYEAGINFSFADQKYTFRASGFKRDLTDAIVYIGNGYINQPKQKVKGFEIEPAAQFGILNLRGYIAYVDGNEYTYLTNTVINYLTRRPKNIYAINAGVQATKNLFISANFKYNSKSYDADYANGKLAELKAYKLLGVYAEYTLLKKNLRLFADLKNVLNEKYTEILGYNSMGFNMNAGLSFTIK, from the coding sequence ATGAAAATTAATAACAAATTATTAATTGCAATGGGGGCTGGCCTTGTTCAGCTTGGTTTTTCGGGTGCTTTACACGCACAGGAGGCAATTGATCTTAATAATGTGGTGATTTCGGCCACTAAAAATGATCAGAAACAATCGCAAACTGGTAAGGTGGTAACCATTATTGGCCGTGATGTGCTGGACCGCAGTCACGGAAGAAGCCTGACAGACCTATTGAACGAGCAGGCGGGCCTTATTGTAGGTGGCGGAACGGCAAATCCGGGTGCCAACAAGAGTTTATTTATCCGTGGAGCAGGAAGTGGGTATGCTGTAATTTTAGTTGATGGTATTCCGATGAACAATCCGGCAAGTGTTGGGGCAACTTTCGATTTGCGCCAGTTTTCTATCGATCAGATTGACCGTATTGAAGTATTGAAAGGTGGGCAGTCGACCATTTATGGTTCTGATGCTATCGGTGGTGTGGTTAATATCATTACCAAAAAAGGTGCTCAGGCGGGCAATAGCTTATATGGCGTAGGTAGTTTTGGTACGTATAATACCTACAAAGGTACCTTAGGGATGAATTATAACAGCAAGGACTTTTCGTACAATATCGGCTATACGCAAATGAAAACGGATGGTATTTCGGAAGCTGCAACACCGGTAAATAGTACGGACGTTTTTGATAAAGATGGTAATAAAACGGCAGCAGTAAATGCAAATTTTTCGCTTCAGGCTACGGATAAGCTAAGCGTCAGTCCGTTTTTGCGTTATTTTTATGGTAACTATAATAACGATGCGGGAACGTTTAAAGACAGTAAGACCAGTTACCTGAAGTTGAAACATTTTAATGTGGGCGCAAATGCCAAATATGACTTTGGAAAAGGTAAGGTAAACCTGAACTTTAGCCATGAAGATTCGCAACTGGACGATCATGGGGCATACCCTAATTTGTACCGGGGAAAAATGAATCTGGTAGATGTATTTTACAACCAGAAGATCGGTTCGAACCTGGATGTATTGGTGGGATTGGAAAACAGAGCTACGCGATTAACTGAGGGAACAAAACCATTTACAAATCTATTTAGCACTTATGCTTCCGTGTTTATGCACGACTTAAGTGTTTTTAATCTTGAAATAGGCGGACGTTACAATAAAGCAAAAACATATGGCGAAAATTATACTTATAACATTACCCCATCAATCAATATCGTTAAAGAGGTAAAACTTTTTGGTACCATTTCTACGGCATTTAAGGCGCCTACTTTAGATTATCTTTTTGCACCTTATAGCGGAAATATTAATCTGACACCGGAGAAATCGAAGAATTATGAAGCAGGTATAAATTTCAGTTTTGCTGATCAGAAATATACCTTTCGTGCGTCAGGATTTAAACGCGATCTTACAGATGCTATTGTTTATATTGGTAATGGTTACATCAATCAACCAAAACAAAAGGTTAAAGGATTTGAAATTGAACCTGCTGCCCAGTTTGGCATACTTAATCTTAGGGGCTACATAGCTTATGTTGATGGTAATGAATATACCTACCTGACCAATACCGTTATAAATTACCTGACCCGCAGACCAAAAAATATCTATGCGATTAATGCAGGCGTACAGGCAACAAAGAATCTGTTTATCAGTGCCAATTTTAAATACAATTCAAAAAGTTATGATGCCGATTATGCTAATGGAAAGCTTGCGGAGCTGAAAGCTTACAAGCTATTGGGTGTTTATGCGGAATATACATTACTGAAAAAGAACCTTCGTTTGTTTGCTGATTTGAAAAACGTACTGAACGAAAAATATACAGAGATTTTAGGTTATAACAGCATGGGTTTCAATATGAATGCTGGTTTAAGCTTTACTATTAAGTAA
- a CDS encoding DUF6580 family putative transport protein: protein MSGAKFNPSTIILVLVVVLVSIFRIAAPYSDNFKEIANFSAVGAVALFGGAYFNSNLKAFGFPLLVLLLSDIFIAQTSGFGFFYGGWYWTYIAFILMVAVSKALLQKINVQNLVTAGIVVILIHWVVSDISAMYIPGLYPPTLAGFWACLVAAIPFELKFLYGTAIYGVIMFGFMAWYPSLSFKKGVSA, encoded by the coding sequence ATGTCTGGAGCTAAATTTAATCCGAGTACAATTATCCTGGTATTGGTTGTTGTACTGGTCAGCATTTTCCGCATTGCGGCGCCTTATTCTGATAATTTCAAAGAAATTGCCAATTTTTCGGCAGTAGGAGCGGTTGCTTTGTTTGGTGGTGCTTATTTTAACAGCAATTTAAAAGCCTTTGGTTTTCCATTACTGGTGTTATTGTTGAGTGATATTTTTATTGCGCAGACGTCGGGATTTGGCTTTTTTTACGGAGGATGGTACTGGACTTATATTGCGTTTATCCTGATGGTAGCTGTAAGTAAGGCCTTGTTACAAAAAATCAATGTGCAAAATCTAGTAACAGCAGGTATTGTTGTTATTTTAATCCACTGGGTGGTTTCTGATATCAGTGCAATGTATATTCCCGGATTATATCCCCCTACATTGGCTGGTTTCTGGGCCTGCCTGGTAGCTGCGATTCCTTTTGAATTGAAATTTTTATACGGAACAGCTATATATGGAGTGATCATGTTCGGTTTTATGGCATGGTATCCATCATTAAGCTTTAAAAAAGGTGTAAGCGCTTAA
- a CDS encoding STN and carboxypeptidase regulatory-like domain-containing protein yields MKLKIALSLLLLIGYAKAQMPLLPSKHNLEKRVSLDIKEQQISEVLHKISKAGDFYFSYSGTLFKQDSVVNMSIRNMPVREILDRLFNHKVDYRENGDYVILRYAANHLTIEPENITSAEKLYLISGYVTDTETGLKVKQASVYEKRLLQSTLTDNKGYFKLKFKGDHNEVILTASKETYRDTTLIFLSDIKVKPEGYTDPDGNQSNSTSGDIENSRVGRFFISSKQRIQSLNIPDFFANTPFQASLTPGLSSHGIMSSQVINKFSLNILGGYTAGSDGVEIGGIFNINKGNMKKLQFAGVFNAIGGSVDGLQFAGLVNEVQGENKGMQAAGLINHVRKDVNGVQLAGLANLVGANMSGVQAAGLINVVAKQTNGIQLAGLGNVACKNFKGVQVAGLFNYAKKMEGFQIGIINVADTSTGYSLGLLNIVKNGYHKISIYATETVNTNVSIKTGNAKLYTILFVGANFSSNEKIKTYGLGIGHDFILNNRMTIGLELTGQSLYLGSWDQSNLLNRINSNFQFQLFKGLTLFGGPSYAIYSGDAPAGSSAPGYKQNVVPSHHTSFGKGTKGWIGFNAGITIM; encoded by the coding sequence ATGAAACTAAAAATCGCCCTAAGTCTTTTGCTTCTTATTGGATATGCCAAAGCGCAAATGCCCCTGCTTCCGTCTAAACACAATTTAGAGAAAAGAGTGAGCCTCGATATAAAAGAACAGCAGATATCTGAAGTGCTCCATAAAATCAGTAAAGCCGGCGATTTCTATTTCTCCTACAGTGGCACCTTGTTTAAACAAGATAGCGTGGTAAATATGTCCATACGAAATATGCCCGTAAGGGAAATATTGGACAGACTGTTTAATCATAAGGTAGATTACCGCGAAAATGGCGATTACGTCATTCTTCGTTATGCAGCCAACCATCTTACCATCGAACCGGAAAATATTACCTCGGCCGAAAAACTATACCTCATCAGCGGATATGTTACCGACACCGAAACCGGACTAAAGGTGAAACAAGCCAGCGTCTACGAAAAACGTTTATTACAATCTACCCTTACCGACAATAAGGGTTATTTTAAGCTAAAATTTAAGGGTGATCATAACGAAGTGATTCTTACTGCCAGTAAGGAAACCTATCGCGATACCACTCTTATCTTTTTGTCAGATATCAAAGTAAAACCTGAAGGATATACAGACCCGGATGGCAACCAAAGCAATTCAACATCAGGGGATATAGAAAACTCCAGAGTTGGCCGGTTCTTTATTTCTTCAAAACAAAGAATTCAAAGTTTAAACATTCCCGACTTTTTTGCCAACACCCCTTTTCAGGCATCGTTAACACCCGGACTTAGCTCTCATGGTATCATGAGTTCGCAGGTAATTAACAAGTTTTCTTTAAATATTTTAGGGGGCTATACCGCAGGATCTGATGGAGTGGAGATTGGCGGTATATTCAACATCAATAAAGGCAATATGAAAAAGCTCCAGTTTGCCGGGGTTTTCAATGCTATTGGTGGTTCGGTAGATGGACTTCAATTTGCAGGTTTAGTAAATGAAGTGCAAGGCGAAAATAAAGGCATGCAGGCGGCTGGACTAATTAACCATGTTAGGAAAGATGTAAACGGAGTGCAGCTAGCAGGTTTAGCCAACCTCGTTGGGGCTAATATGAGCGGAGTACAAGCTGCTGGTCTGATCAACGTGGTAGCTAAACAGACTAATGGCATTCAGCTGGCGGGTTTAGGAAACGTTGCCTGTAAAAATTTCAAAGGTGTACAGGTAGCTGGCCTGTTTAATTATGCAAAAAAAATGGAAGGCTTCCAGATCGGGATCATCAATGTAGCCGACACCTCTACCGGGTATAGTCTTGGTTTGCTCAATATCGTCAAAAATGGCTATCATAAAATCAGTATCTATGCTACTGAAACAGTAAACACCAATGTTTCTATCAAAACAGGCAATGCCAAACTCTATACCATTCTGTTTGTAGGAGCAAATTTCTCTTCAAATGAAAAGATAAAAACATACGGACTTGGCATTGGTCATGATTTTATCCTGAACAACCGTATGACCATCGGTCTGGAGTTGACCGGACAATCGCTTTATCTGGGCAGCTGGGATCAATCCAACTTGTTGAACCGTATAAATAGCAATTTTCAGTTTCAACTATTTAAGGGTTTAACCTTATTTGGTGGTCCTTCCTATGCCATTTACAGCGGCGATGCCCCGGCAGGGTCAAGTGCACCTGGATACAAGCAAAATGTGGTACCCTCACACCACACCAGCTTTGGCAAAGGAACCAAAGGATGGATAGGTTTCAATGCAGGCATTACCATCATGTAA
- a CDS encoding serine hydrolase translates to MNKIIFALLLINSLNTMAQKTDTLLIEKLMRQQPESFNIVLNHPQKNQIQVLYTQVNRNTKNKISFKSFSYNLNNHRYFYPASTVKLAAVIFALEKINETDLKVKKLTAASTMITDSAFAGQTKVTIDKTAKNGLPSVEHYIKKILLTSDNDAFNRLFEFIGRAEINAKLKKYGYNDSRILNRLAIGDAGETAKHTNPIRFYNGASLVYSQPAQYDPKEYPLELSNTMMGTGYIDSAEKLVNKPFNLANKNAFSISDQQALMKKLIHPEAFPFNQRFNLSPEDYKLIYTYMSKLPTESDYPAYDPKEFWPTYAKMLYYGREKDVILNPDLKIFNKYGDSYGFIIDNAYFKDSKHGVEFFLTAVVQSNEDGIYNDGKYEYETVCYPFMKNLGKMIYQYELERKK, encoded by the coding sequence ATGAACAAAATAATTTTCGCTTTATTATTGATCAACAGCCTTAATACTATGGCACAAAAAACCGACACCCTGCTCATAGAAAAGCTGATGCGGCAACAACCAGAATCGTTTAACATTGTATTAAACCATCCACAGAAAAACCAGATACAAGTGTTGTACACACAGGTTAACCGGAATACCAAAAATAAAATCAGTTTCAAATCTTTTAGTTATAATTTAAACAACCACAGGTATTTTTATCCGGCAAGTACTGTAAAACTTGCAGCTGTAATTTTTGCACTCGAAAAAATAAACGAAACTGACCTGAAAGTAAAAAAACTGACCGCCGCCAGCACCATGATTACCGATAGTGCGTTTGCGGGGCAAACCAAAGTGACCATAGATAAAACAGCCAAAAATGGTTTACCTTCTGTAGAACATTACATCAAAAAAATATTGCTAACAAGCGATAACGATGCCTTTAATCGCTTATTTGAATTTATAGGACGGGCCGAGATCAACGCAAAGCTTAAAAAATATGGCTACAACGACAGCCGCATACTGAACCGCCTGGCCATAGGCGATGCCGGAGAAACAGCAAAACACACCAACCCCATCCGCTTTTACAATGGCGCAAGCCTGGTCTACAGCCAACCGGCACAGTACGATCCTAAAGAATATCCGTTGGAATTGTCCAATACCATGATGGGTACCGGATATATTGATAGTGCAGAAAAACTGGTCAACAAACCTTTTAACCTCGCCAATAAAAATGCTTTCAGCATTTCCGATCAGCAGGCGTTAATGAAGAAGCTGATCCATCCCGAAGCCTTTCCTTTCAACCAAAGATTCAATTTAAGTCCCGAAGATTATAAGTTGATTTATACTTATATGAGCAAGTTGCCTACAGAAAGCGATTACCCTGCATATGACCCTAAAGAGTTCTGGCCAACCTATGCAAAAATGTTATACTATGGACGCGAAAAAGATGTAATTCTCAATCCCGATCTCAAAATATTTAACAAATACGGCGACTCCTACGGTTTCATTATCGATAACGCTTATTTTAAAGACAGCAAACACGGTGTCGAATTCTTTTTAACAGCCGTTGTACAGTCTAACGAAGACGGTATATATAACGATGGCAAATATGAATACGAAACCGTTTGCTACCCTTTTATGAAAAATCTGGGAAAAATGATTTATCAATACGAATTGGAGAGGAAAAAGTAA
- a CDS encoding TonB-dependent receptor encodes MKRNKSAFRGLNCVLLAFMAILWSHVFMSANLRAQTVVTKTLKSDSLNKVNQLKEVQINRTKLSRRQTSSTPLQILSGTELEKLNSLSVADAVRFFSGVQLKDYGGIGGLKTINVRSMGTNHTGVFYDGVQLGNAQNGQVDLGKFSLDNIEEVELYNGQKSTIFQSAKGFASGSSLYLNAKRPVFENGQSDHLTATLKSGSFGLINPSVRWQKKINDKVYSSVSAEYKKANGRYKFHDTNGTYDTILVRKNGDIETMRLEGGLYGKLADSSIWNVKFYFYNDEQGLPGAIVNNVYDFNQRLWNRNFFVQGNYKKEAGRYNLMASVKYANDYSRYLDPNIVKDEGLTNNIYKQQEFYVSLSNRYKITSLWDVALSADYQRNTLDANLYRFPYPTRQTVLVALATEVHLNQLNIQANLLGTLVNDEVRQYYATGNKSELTPTLMASWQPFASKEFRLRAFYKQIFRMPTFNDLYYTFIGSTFLRPEYTRQYDVGFTYIKLFEKKWLSQISIQSDAYYNKVKDKIVAVPGANLFRWSMQNLGVVEIKGLDLNAQSVWKITGDLNANLGLTYTYQQALNVTNVMLNYRNQIPYTPVHSGSVVGGLDWQKLGISYSYIYTGERYDQSANTAANYVQPWYTHDIAFHYRTVIGDKNIKLSAEVNNLLDQNYAVVTNFPMPGRSYRFTLSYSY; translated from the coding sequence ATGAAAAGAAACAAAAGTGCCTTTAGGGGCCTTAATTGTGTATTATTGGCTTTTATGGCCATTTTATGGTCGCACGTTTTTATGTCTGCAAACCTGCGGGCACAAACCGTTGTGACTAAAACCTTAAAATCAGATTCCTTAAATAAGGTAAACCAGCTTAAAGAAGTACAGATTAACCGGACAAAGCTTAGCCGGCGACAAACCTCATCTACTCCCTTGCAGATTTTATCCGGTACAGAGCTTGAAAAACTAAACAGCCTTTCTGTTGCCGATGCGGTTCGTTTTTTCTCTGGGGTGCAGCTAAAGGATTACGGTGGTATAGGGGGATTAAAAACGATCAATGTAAGGAGTATGGGTACCAATCATACAGGGGTATTTTACGATGGTGTACAACTGGGAAATGCACAGAACGGGCAGGTTGACCTGGGAAAATTTTCATTAGATAACATCGAAGAAGTAGAGCTGTACAATGGGCAAAAAAGTACCATTTTTCAATCGGCCAAAGGTTTTGCTTCGGGTAGCTCCTTATATCTTAATGCCAAACGGCCGGTTTTTGAAAATGGACAGTCTGATCATCTGACAGCAACACTTAAATCAGGTTCCTTTGGCTTAATCAATCCTTCTGTACGTTGGCAAAAAAAAATAAACGATAAGGTTTACAGCTCGGTAAGTGCCGAATATAAAAAAGCAAATGGAAGATATAAATTCCATGATACCAATGGTACCTACGATACCATACTGGTTAGGAAGAATGGAGATATAGAGACCATGCGTTTGGAGGGCGGACTATATGGAAAATTGGCCGACAGTAGCATTTGGAACGTTAAGTTTTATTTTTACAATGACGAGCAGGGCCTGCCGGGTGCAATAGTCAACAATGTATACGACTTCAATCAACGTTTATGGAACCGGAACTTTTTTGTTCAGGGGAACTATAAAAAAGAAGCAGGTAGGTATAATTTAATGGCATCGGTAAAATATGCGAATGATTACTCCAGATATCTGGATCCTAATATTGTAAAGGATGAGGGATTAACCAATAATATTTACAAGCAGCAGGAGTTTTATGTAAGCTTATCCAATAGATATAAAATTACTTCGTTATGGGATGTTGCGTTATCTGCAGATTATCAGCGTAATACTTTAGATGCGAATTTGTATCGTTTCCCATACCCCACCAGACAAACTGTGCTTGTTGCGTTGGCTACTGAGGTGCATTTGAACCAGTTAAACATTCAGGCCAATTTATTGGGAACTCTGGTTAATGACGAAGTGCGACAGTACTACGCTACAGGGAATAAAAGTGAGCTTACACCCACTTTAATGGCCTCCTGGCAACCTTTTGCTTCAAAGGAGTTTCGTTTGCGTGCATTTTATAAGCAGATATTCAGAATGCCTACTTTTAACGATCTGTATTATACGTTTATTGGCAGTACTTTTTTGAGGCCGGAATATACCAGGCAATACGATGTAGGTTTTACTTACATCAAGTTATTTGAAAAAAAGTGGCTAAGTCAGATCAGCATTCAATCGGACGCTTACTACAATAAAGTAAAGGATAAAATTGTTGCGGTTCCCGGGGCAAACCTATTTAGATGGAGTATGCAGAATTTAGGTGTGGTAGAAATAAAAGGGCTGGATTTAAATGCGCAATCTGTCTGGAAAATCACCGGTGACTTAAATGCAAACTTGGGATTGACTTATACTTATCAGCAAGCACTTAATGTGACTAATGTAATGCTGAACTATAGGAATCAAATTCCGTACACACCTGTTCACAGTGGTTCTGTTGTGGGAGGACTGGACTGGCAAAAGTTGGGTATCAGCTACAGTTATATTTACACTGGAGAAAGGTATGACCAAAGTGCCAATACTGCTGCCAACTATGTCCAACCCTGGTATACCCATGACATCGCATTTCATTATCGTACTGTTATTGGCGATAAAAATATTAAGCTCTCTGCAGAAGTAAATAACCTATTAGACCAGAATTATGCGGTGGTTACCAATTTTCCAATGCCTGGCAGGTCATATCGTTTCACCTTATCTTATTCCTATTAA